The following proteins are co-located in the Maridesulfovibrio sp. genome:
- the folE2 gene encoding GTP cyclohydrolase FolE2, with translation MEDVQNSPAKVAMSIDRVGVRDLTLPLVVRDRESGSQSTMAKVALSVDLPAHFKGTHMSRFVEALEDWSEELDYHSFYNLLSDILRRLEAERAHAELSFPYCLQKKSPVSGRKGIMSYECTVEGEMVGDNLEFTLGVKVPVMTVCPCSKAISDEGAHSQRAVVHIRTKSKGFVWIEDLVEIAEASGSCEVFSLLKREDEKHVTEKSFSNPTFVEDVVRNAAMGLEKHPKIHWYQVDVESFESIHNHCAFASIAKPE, from the coding sequence ATGGAAGATGTACAGAACAGTCCCGCGAAAGTGGCTATGTCCATCGACAGGGTCGGTGTGCGGGATTTGACTCTCCCCCTTGTGGTGCGTGACCGTGAATCCGGAAGCCAGAGCACCATGGCTAAAGTTGCTTTATCCGTTGATCTGCCCGCGCATTTCAAGGGCACCCACATGAGCCGTTTTGTAGAAGCGCTCGAAGATTGGTCCGAAGAGTTGGACTATCATAGCTTTTACAATCTGCTCAGTGATATCCTGCGCCGCCTTGAAGCTGAACGTGCTCATGCAGAACTCAGTTTTCCCTACTGCCTGCAAAAAAAATCCCCGGTCAGCGGTCGTAAGGGAATCATGAGTTATGAATGCACAGTTGAAGGGGAAATGGTCGGTGATAATCTGGAATTCACCCTCGGGGTGAAAGTTCCGGTTATGACTGTCTGTCCCTGTTCCAAGGCCATCAGCGATGAAGGAGCTCACAGCCAGAGGGCAGTGGTCCACATCAGGACAAAATCCAAGGGTTTTGTCTGGATTGAGGATCTGGTGGAGATTGCAGAAGCTTCCGGGTCGTGTGAAGTGTTCTCGTTGCTTAAGCGTGAGGACGAAAAACACGTAACTGAAAAAAGTTTTTCAAATCCAACCTTCGTTGAAGATGTGGTTCGCAATGCCGCTATGGGGCTGGAAAAACATCCTAAAATTCATTGGTATCAAGTAGATGTGGAAAGCTTTGAGTCAATTCACAATCATTGTGCCTTTGCAAGTATTGCCAAACCTGAATAA
- a CDS encoding DUF1499 domain-containing protein, giving the protein MIYKLTTLIVIISVAALFTAAHFSSPPDNLGINGGKLTPCPSSPNCVSTQETGKGHSAQAFKASGSNEQVMKKLRSCIKKMGGKITSRSGPYLHAEFRSRWFRFVDDLECIYDEAEGKIDVRSAARLGYSDFGVNKKRVDELRRLFEEE; this is encoded by the coding sequence ATGATTTACAAACTAACCACACTCATTGTCATCATCAGTGTTGCTGCCCTTTTTACCGCTGCCCATTTCTCTTCGCCCCCGGACAATCTGGGAATCAACGGCGGCAAACTTACCCCATGTCCGAGCAGCCCCAACTGCGTTTCCACACAGGAAACAGGCAAAGGACATTCTGCCCAAGCATTCAAAGCCAGCGGCAGCAATGAACAAGTAATGAAAAAATTAAGGTCTTGTATCAAGAAGATGGGCGGCAAAATAACTTCCCGCAGCGGACCATATCTGCATGCTGAGTTCAGGAGCAGATGGTTCCGTTTTGTGGACGACCTTGAATGCATCTACGATGAAGCGGAAGGAAAAATTGATGTCCGCTCCGCAGCACGACTCGGCTATTCCGATTTCGGAGTGAACAAAAAAAGGGTTGATGAATTGCGCAGACTTTTTGAAGAAGAATAA
- a CDS encoding FAD-dependent protein: protein MSPKDNGKKEFDVIIVGGGPAGLFAAYYLGENTDLDVLVIEKGKASLKRHCPITGDQECIKCKPCNILSGVGGAGLFSDGKLNYIHKLGKTDLTQFMSVSAAKTLIDETEEIFNRFNMDGQVYPTNMDEAKNIRKDALKHGIDLLLIKQKHLGSDNLPGHIAGMADYCMSKGVTFRTGEHVEDILIENGELAGVVTKKGEYRAKNVILAPGRVGSEWMGSVAKKHDLAITQRGIEVGVRVEVHGDIMRDLCSVIYDPTFFIRTNTYDDQVRTFCTNQGGFVALENYQDFVCVNGHAYMDKKSENTNFAFLSKVVLEEPVTDNQAYGESIGKLATIIGGGKPILQRFGDLKRGRRSTWNRVRNSFVEPTMKNVTCGDIAMALPERIVRNLIEGLEKLNDVVPGVANEETLLYAPEIKFFSTQVETSDQLETALEGLFVAGDGPGVAGNIVSAAATGILPAKEIARRANK, encoded by the coding sequence ATGAGCCCGAAAGATAACGGGAAGAAAGAGTTTGATGTAATTATTGTCGGCGGTGGTCCTGCAGGACTTTTCGCAGCTTATTACCTTGGCGAGAATACCGACCTTGATGTTCTGGTCATCGAAAAGGGGAAGGCTTCCCTTAAACGACATTGTCCCATAACCGGGGATCAGGAATGCATTAAATGCAAACCCTGCAACATCCTTTCCGGTGTGGGTGGGGCTGGCCTTTTTTCCGACGGCAAGCTCAACTATATTCACAAGCTTGGCAAGACCGACCTTACCCAGTTTATGTCGGTTTCCGCGGCGAAAACCCTCATTGATGAAACCGAAGAAATTTTCAACCGCTTCAACATGGACGGTCAGGTTTACCCCACCAACATGGATGAAGCCAAGAATATTCGCAAAGACGCTCTCAAGCATGGTATCGATCTCCTGCTGATCAAACAGAAGCACCTTGGCAGTGACAACCTGCCCGGACACATTGCCGGAATGGCTGACTACTGTATGAGCAAGGGTGTGACTTTCCGTACCGGTGAGCATGTTGAAGACATTCTCATTGAAAACGGAGAACTTGCAGGTGTTGTGACCAAGAAAGGCGAATACAGAGCCAAGAACGTTATTCTTGCTCCGGGCCGTGTAGGGTCCGAATGGATGGGCAGTGTCGCCAAGAAACATGATCTCGCCATCACCCAGCGCGGTATCGAGGTCGGTGTGCGTGTGGAAGTACATGGCGATATCATGCGTGATCTCTGTTCCGTGATCTACGACCCTACTTTCTTTATCCGCACCAACACCTACGATGATCAGGTCCGTACTTTCTGTACCAACCAGGGCGGATTTGTTGCCCTTGAAAACTATCAGGATTTTGTCTGCGTAAACGGGCATGCCTACATGGACAAAAAGTCCGAGAACACCAACTTCGCCTTCCTGTCCAAGGTTGTGCTTGAAGAGCCCGTTACCGATAACCAGGCTTATGGTGAATCAATCGGCAAGCTCGCCACCATCATCGGAGGCGGCAAACCCATCCTTCAGCGTTTCGGTGACCTCAAGCGCGGTCGTCGTTCCACATGGAACCGGGTACGCAACAGCTTTGTCGAGCCGACCATGAAGAATGTTACCTGCGGTGATATCGCCATGGCTCTGCCTGAGCGTATTGTGCGTAACCTCATCGAAGGTCTCGAGAAGCTCAACGATGTTGTGCCCGGTGTTGCCAACGAGGAAACTCTGCTTTACGCACCGGAAATCAAGTTCTTCTCCACTCAGGTGGAAACCAGCGATCAGCTTGAAACTGCTCTGGAGGGTCTCTTCGTAGCCGGTGACGGTCCGGGTGTGGCTGGAAACATTGTTTCCGCTGCCGCTACCGGAATTCTTCCTGCTAAAGAGATTGCCAGAAGGGCTAATAAATAA
- a CDS encoding Rrf2 family transcriptional regulator, whose protein sequence is MRLTTRSRYGTRMILDIATHCTAGPVRISDIASRQGLSTKYLEKLIRELKKAGFIASKRGPGGGHTLAMAPEDITVGAVVRSLEGDAGLVECLDNDDLCKRIDNCPTREVWIKASKAMYAALDEISIADLLKEGSFCIKTNPF, encoded by the coding sequence ATGAGACTGACAACTAGAAGCAGATACGGAACCCGAATGATACTGGACATCGCCACGCACTGCACTGCAGGCCCGGTCCGTATTAGTGACATTGCCAGCCGTCAGGGACTTTCAACAAAATACCTTGAAAAGCTGATCCGCGAATTAAAAAAGGCCGGATTTATTGCCAGCAAGCGCGGGCCCGGCGGTGGACATACATTGGCAATGGCCCCGGAAGATATTACTGTCGGTGCAGTAGTTAGAAGCCTTGAAGGGGATGCCGGGCTTGTTGAATGTCTGGACAATGATGATCTCTGCAAACGCATTGACAACTGTCCTACCCGCGAGGTCTGGATCAAAGCGAGTAAGGCCATGTATGCAGCCTTGGATGAAATATCCATTGCCGACCTGCTTAAAGAAGGTTCTTTCTGCATTAAGACCAACCCGTTCTAG
- a CDS encoding class I SAM-dependent methyltransferase: MKDYVSGERDLIEVKTAGRVWKIERTADLETLWDEIGEDEFGDDERLPYWAELWPASVLLGEWLYRNANLIKGRKCLDLGCGLGLTAVIGQSLGADVVAFDYELPPLYFAKDNAVCNNTSQPLWLQMDWREPALAEKSFDFIWGGDILYEKRFFDPLEKLFRRVLKPGGTIWMAEPRRDVSVPVWEKLESLGWKTALPLTEKAACCNTEMTVNIREVVPGKSI; the protein is encoded by the coding sequence TTGAAAGATTATGTTTCCGGTGAACGGGACTTGATAGAAGTGAAGACCGCCGGAAGGGTCTGGAAGATTGAGCGCACAGCTGATCTTGAAACCCTCTGGGATGAAATAGGTGAAGACGAATTCGGTGATGACGAACGGCTTCCCTACTGGGCGGAACTTTGGCCGGCCAGTGTTTTACTTGGTGAATGGCTTTATCGCAATGCGAATTTGATCAAAGGACGCAAGTGCCTCGATCTCGGTTGCGGACTGGGGCTGACAGCCGTTATCGGGCAGTCACTTGGAGCTGATGTTGTGGCTTTTGATTATGAATTGCCACCACTCTATTTTGCAAAAGATAACGCTGTCTGCAATAACACCTCCCAGCCGCTCTGGCTGCAGATGGACTGGCGGGAACCTGCTCTTGCCGAGAAGTCATTTGATTTTATCTGGGGCGGGGATATCCTCTACGAAAAAAGATTTTTTGATCCGTTGGAAAAGTTGTTCCGGCGGGTGCTCAAACCGGGCGGAACCATCTGGATGGCCGAGCCAAGGCGCGATGTTTCTGTTCCGGTCTGGGAAAAACTTGAATCCTTAGGTTGGAAAACAGCTTTGCCCCTGACTGAAAAGGCGGCCTGTTGTAATACTGAAATGACAGTTAATATCCGGGAAGTTGTTCCCGGCAAATCCATATGA
- the nikR gene encoding nickel-responsive transcriptional regulator NikR, whose product MGKTIRFGVSLDSDLLEKFDKLCDEKSYQTRSEAIRDLIRNMLVEKEWDEAEGQMAGTLSLVYDHHQSGLSQRLTELQHDSHDLIMSTLHVHLDHDNCLEVMVLKGDGKQIKELAHRLISTKGVKHGKLGLTTTGEELV is encoded by the coding sequence ATGGGTAAAACTATACGTTTCGGGGTTTCCCTTGATTCCGATCTTCTTGAGAAATTTGATAAGCTTTGTGACGAGAAAAGTTATCAGACCCGTTCCGAGGCTATTCGTGACCTGATCCGCAACATGCTTGTGGAAAAGGAATGGGATGAGGCTGAAGGTCAAATGGCCGGAACCCTTTCTCTCGTTTACGATCACCACCAGAGCGGTCTTTCCCAGCGGCTCACCGAACTGCAGCATGACAGTCATGACCTGATCATGTCCACCCTGCATGTGCACCTTGACCACGACAACTGCCTTGAAGTCATGGTTCTCAAAGGAGACGGCAAGCAGATCAAGGAACTGGCTCACCGTCTTATTTCTACCAAAGGCGTAAAGCACGGAAAGCTCGGCCTGACCACTACCGGTGAGGAACTCGTTTAA
- a CDS encoding sugar porter family MFS transporter → MSVNSVHDPKQSASVLFVLLISAAAALGGFLFGFDTAVINGAVVALGDYFKVGPVLVGMSVSLALIGSAIGALLSGSVSDRYGRIKPMLLSAFLFTISGVGSGLPVTVWDFIFWRFLGGVGIGLASAITPAYIAEISPANLRGSFGSLQQLAIVVGIFVAMLSNYMLVGIAGGSADNVLWLGFETWRWMFWAEVPPALLYGFAAFMIPESPRYLIASRRVKEAEGILVKVLGEKTLEKIEEIKGSLKIECTPSFAVLRCEGGLHPVVWIGLGLSVLQQFVGINVIFYYGSMLWRSVGFSEENSLWITVITGVVNILTTLVAIVLIDRVGRKPLLLAGSAGMLVTLGVLAYLFGNAPLDASGHPALQGSSATIALYSANLYVFCFGFSWGPVVWVLLGEMFNNRIRASALALGAGAQWVANFMVSASFPSLVTWVGLGITYSMYAFFAAVSFFFVLFMVRETKGRELEDME, encoded by the coding sequence ATGTCTGTAAATTCGGTCCATGATCCCAAACAATCCGCATCGGTTCTTTTTGTCCTTCTTATTTCTGCTGCCGCAGCACTTGGCGGCTTTCTTTTCGGCTTTGATACTGCGGTTATCAACGGTGCGGTGGTTGCGCTGGGTGATTATTTCAAGGTCGGCCCGGTGCTGGTGGGTATGTCCGTTTCTCTCGCGCTGATAGGCTCTGCAATCGGGGCCTTACTTTCGGGATCGGTTTCGGACCGTTACGGACGCATCAAGCCTATGCTGCTTTCGGCATTTCTATTTACCATCAGTGGAGTTGGTTCGGGGCTTCCAGTCACTGTCTGGGATTTTATTTTCTGGCGTTTTCTCGGTGGGGTGGGGATTGGTCTTGCCAGTGCCATTACTCCGGCCTACATAGCGGAAATTTCCCCGGCCAACCTGCGCGGAAGTTTCGGTTCATTGCAGCAGCTAGCTATTGTGGTCGGTATTTTCGTTGCTATGCTCAGTAACTATATGCTGGTGGGGATAGCCGGAGGATCGGCGGATAATGTACTCTGGCTCGGCTTTGAAACCTGGCGCTGGATGTTCTGGGCTGAGGTCCCGCCGGCTCTTCTGTACGGATTCGCAGCTTTTATGATCCCGGAATCACCTCGCTACCTCATTGCATCCAGAAGAGTGAAGGAGGCTGAGGGTATTCTTGTAAAAGTCCTTGGCGAAAAGACTCTCGAAAAAATTGAAGAAATCAAGGGCAGTCTTAAAATTGAATGTACTCCCTCGTTTGCAGTTCTGAGATGTGAAGGCGGGCTTCATCCAGTAGTCTGGATCGGATTGGGACTTTCCGTTCTGCAGCAGTTCGTGGGTATCAACGTCATTTTTTATTACGGTTCCATGCTCTGGCGCAGTGTGGGGTTTTCAGAAGAAAATTCCCTGTGGATTACCGTCATCACCGGGGTAGTAAATATCTTGACCACGCTGGTTGCCATTGTGCTTATTGACCGGGTGGGCCGGAAACCGTTGCTCTTGGCAGGTTCGGCCGGAATGCTGGTTACTCTTGGTGTTTTGGCATATTTGTTCGGTAATGCTCCCCTTGATGCATCCGGACATCCTGCTTTGCAAGGATCCTCTGCCACAATAGCTCTTTATTCCGCCAACCTTTATGTTTTCTGCTTTGGATTTTCATGGGGGCCTGTGGTCTGGGTGCTGCTCGGTGAGATGTTCAATAACCGTATCCGTGCCTCCGCCCTTGCGCTTGGTGCCGGGGCGCAGTGGGTGGCTAATTTTATGGTTTCCGCATCCTTTCCGTCACTTGTAACCTGGGTCGGACTGGGGATTACTTATTCCATGTATGCCTTTTTTGCGGCTGTATCATTTTTCTTTGTTCTCTTTATGGTTCGGGAAACCAAGGGCAGGGAATTGGAAGATATGGAGTGA
- a CDS encoding sigma-54 dependent transcriptional regulator, producing the protein MALNLGGIIGNSPALKEVFAILAKVAPTDSTVLVTGESGTGKELLVRALHHNSKRKEKPFVPVNCGAIPKELLESELFGHEKGAFTHAVRSRPGRFELADGGTIFLDEIGEMDLSLQVKILRVLQEKEIERVGGTSIKKVDVRIVAATNRDLEVEVAAGRFREDLFYRLNVIPMHLPPLRERGGDVLLLAKHFLGRFCEDKDMEQLRIQSDAADMLVSYTWPGNVRELENFMERMCILCDEDEIVPDDLPEKIWKDVGKEPKKKVAELLQPVGFNWPTLTDMEEQGSNGLKDFLEMIEDRLMIEALEKSGGVKNKAAELLGVKRTTLIEKIKKRNLEV; encoded by the coding sequence ATGGCTCTAAATTTAGGTGGAATAATTGGAAACAGTCCTGCGCTTAAGGAGGTCTTTGCGATTCTCGCAAAGGTAGCGCCCACAGACAGTACCGTGCTGGTCACCGGGGAATCCGGCACGGGTAAAGAACTGCTCGTGCGTGCCTTGCACCACAACAGTAAACGAAAAGAAAAGCCTTTTGTTCCAGTAAACTGCGGGGCCATTCCTAAGGAGTTGCTGGAATCAGAGCTTTTCGGGCATGAGAAGGGTGCTTTCACCCATGCCGTGCGTTCCCGTCCGGGCCGGTTTGAACTGGCTGACGGAGGAACAATTTTTCTTGATGAAATCGGTGAAATGGATCTGAGCCTGCAGGTCAAAATCCTGAGAGTCCTTCAGGAAAAAGAGATCGAACGAGTCGGTGGAACTTCCATCAAAAAGGTCGACGTACGCATTGTTGCCGCAACCAACCGTGATCTTGAAGTCGAGGTCGCCGCAGGAAGATTTCGCGAGGACCTTTTTTACCGTCTGAATGTTATTCCCATGCATCTCCCTCCGCTTCGCGAGCGTGGTGGGGACGTGCTTCTGCTCGCAAAGCATTTTCTTGGCCGTTTCTGCGAAGATAAGGATATGGAGCAGCTAAGAATCCAGTCCGATGCCGCTGATATGCTGGTTTCCTATACTTGGCCGGGTAATGTTCGCGAGCTGGAAAATTTCATGGAACGCATGTGCATTCTTTGTGATGAAGATGAAATCGTTCCCGATGATCTGCCGGAAAAAATCTGGAAGGATGTAGGCAAGGAACCCAAGAAAAAGGTTGCCGAGCTTCTGCAGCCGGTTGGATTCAACTGGCCTACCCTGACAGATATGGAAGAGCAGGGCTCCAATGGACTTAAGGATTTTCTGGAGATGATCGAAGATCGTCTTATGATTGAAGCTCTTGAAAAATCCGGTGGAGTTAAGAATAAGGCCGCAGAACTGCTCGGAGTGAAGCGGACTACGCTTATTGAAAAGATCAAGAAGAGGAATCTGGAAGTTTAG
- a CDS encoding tetratricopeptide repeat protein, with translation MAAVFWFACPNPGYALEYFIETKADMDSIRLVFDQKNLSGKVARTGRQQITIFFPANALKGEKQPTPAPLSSLRLVNSLKMGPSSITIGTRTSAFGFIRMPAGNGQMMIQFFRDPIGAKWRSPEEKARREAERKKAAQKKIADQKKTEAKRAADTKAKAEALRVASENKAAPKTEVKPPQPPVIDEIDLPEDKESPQLKQELEQAAEETPVEQIPPQPVKRPFYSVPYTYRAPVANVGPGQAKPVDTSVPPARAGGSARRVVDDGESGGQVVARIEPESSGGSAGGSIAPPPADEAIDEGVDEGVDEASGDGAAVEGVAYEEKFPEGKGASGSVTPPQQSEGSASGSVSGRIAPPPSQTGGQVSGSVSGQVSGKISPPASAVSGQVTPPPDNEDSFEGADSTPLEDQGAVENAVEADNRTGARDEAVEGEQDASASDAYPVGDSEQLDEGGEEGAGGEGEKEMSPEDRIKVAKGVLLAAEGALDEGEIEAAIAGFTEVSLMKELPMDMRLRALYGKAEGLTELHRAAMAENFGKIASAWMEAMNADTKSPNVPMALLNLGLLNLKVGNMPEAKAYFNLLKSQYPNDPNIPYISYYWGEYYLGMKEYEKAADQFQYLVQMFPDSKIVRDAALGLAKSLDALGYDEQAFQIIDYIDKRWPRFYIEDLRFLLMSANTQNRLGKIEEARENYWAYYNLSPEAPEADIVLARIGDIYLKTGQKTAAKEIYEKAAKDFPDKEGGLVSMMRLAEEGIYDDPSMSQMDKVFDRPYNLRPQKIYTHIIEKFPDSQLAPLAQLKLGMWYYWNKKYGDCLGAVQAFLDKYPRSGLRDRASELGTRVFDMAVPELVKDENYGRVVDYWNKYAQKNNEGKDVNDETRLGVALSFWKKELPARALELIDRYLQGEEIPKYSAMALDMALGIYVDEQAWSKVTELVDLAKDKWKLDPKQKVHIEYAQAMAYENLGETERSTPLWAGLASNLLLPESSRAYAMYYMAKSSMKKKELKKVFVYAQEALAMLLETGGDREKIKDCILMTIFAAESSGRYREALKWAAEYDKYIPLSDPEWASSRFRLAQLYEKAGAVSEWKKLMEEVAKQKPGDLYGRLATSALATHKIEQDALKFQPAQSFQ, from the coding sequence ATGGCGGCCGTTTTTTGGTTCGCCTGCCCTAATCCTGGTTATGCCTTGGAGTACTTTATTGAGACCAAGGCTGACATGGATTCCATACGTCTTGTCTTCGATCAAAAAAATCTATCTGGAAAAGTTGCCCGTACCGGGCGGCAGCAGATCACGATTTTTTTCCCCGCAAATGCTCTTAAGGGAGAAAAACAGCCAACACCGGCTCCCTTATCATCTCTACGTTTGGTTAATTCACTGAAAATGGGTCCGAGTTCCATCACTATCGGAACCCGGACCAGTGCTTTTGGTTTTATCCGTATGCCTGCGGGTAACGGCCAGATGATGATTCAGTTTTTTCGTGATCCCATTGGCGCCAAGTGGCGGTCTCCGGAAGAAAAGGCTCGTCGTGAAGCTGAACGTAAAAAAGCGGCTCAAAAGAAAATTGCAGATCAGAAAAAGACCGAGGCAAAACGCGCAGCTGACACGAAAGCGAAAGCTGAAGCCCTCCGTGTAGCCTCTGAAAATAAAGCTGCTCCAAAGACTGAGGTTAAGCCTCCACAGCCTCCGGTAATTGATGAAATCGATCTGCCTGAAGATAAAGAATCTCCGCAACTCAAACAGGAATTGGAGCAGGCGGCAGAAGAAACTCCGGTAGAACAGATTCCTCCACAGCCTGTAAAACGTCCTTTTTATTCAGTCCCCTACACTTACCGTGCGCCTGTGGCCAATGTCGGTCCGGGGCAGGCTAAGCCTGTTGATACTTCTGTTCCCCCGGCACGGGCCGGTGGCAGCGCCCGTCGTGTTGTTGATGACGGTGAATCCGGTGGTCAGGTTGTCGCCCGCATAGAACCGGAGAGTTCCGGCGGATCTGCAGGTGGATCCATTGCGCCTCCTCCGGCAGATGAAGCTATTGATGAAGGTGTAGACGAAGGTGTTGATGAAGCATCTGGCGATGGTGCAGCTGTAGAGGGCGTTGCGTATGAAGAAAAATTTCCCGAAGGCAAGGGTGCGTCCGGTTCAGTTACCCCGCCGCAGCAATCCGAAGGCAGCGCTTCAGGAAGTGTCTCCGGCAGGATTGCACCGCCTCCTTCCCAAACGGGAGGACAGGTGTCCGGAAGTGTTTCAGGGCAGGTCTCCGGCAAGATTTCCCCGCCTGCTTCCGCAGTATCTGGTCAGGTGACACCTCCACCTGATAATGAGGATTCTTTTGAGGGTGCAGATTCTACCCCGCTTGAGGATCAGGGTGCTGTTGAAAATGCTGTTGAGGCAGACAATAGAACAGGGGCCCGTGATGAAGCTGTTGAGGGTGAACAGGATGCATCGGCGTCTGATGCCTATCCCGTTGGGGATTCTGAGCAGCTTGATGAAGGCGGAGAGGAAGGAGCCGGGGGTGAAGGTGAAAAGGAGATGTCTCCTGAAGACCGGATCAAGGTTGCCAAGGGAGTTCTTCTTGCCGCGGAAGGGGCTCTGGATGAAGGAGAGATTGAAGCTGCCATTGCCGGTTTTACTGAAGTCTCTTTAATGAAAGAGCTGCCGATGGATATGCGTTTGCGTGCACTTTACGGAAAAGCTGAGGGCCTTACCGAACTGCACCGTGCAGCAATGGCTGAGAATTTCGGCAAAATTGCCAGTGCGTGGATGGAAGCCATGAATGCGGACACCAAGTCTCCGAATGTTCCCATGGCTCTGCTCAATCTGGGCTTGCTTAACCTTAAGGTTGGCAACATGCCTGAGGCCAAGGCTTATTTTAATCTGCTTAAGTCCCAGTATCCAAATGATCCCAATATTCCATATATCAGTTACTATTGGGGTGAGTACTACCTTGGTATGAAGGAATATGAAAAGGCTGCAGACCAGTTCCAGTATCTGGTTCAGATGTTTCCGGACAGTAAGATTGTGCGTGACGCTGCGCTCGGCCTTGCCAAGTCCCTTGATGCCCTTGGTTATGATGAGCAGGCCTTTCAGATTATTGACTATATCGATAAACGCTGGCCTCGTTTTTATATAGAAGACCTGCGCTTTCTGCTTATGTCGGCCAATACCCAGAACAGGTTGGGCAAGATAGAGGAAGCCCGTGAAAACTACTGGGCTTACTACAACCTTTCACCGGAAGCTCCGGAAGCGGATATTGTTTTGGCCCGTATCGGTGATATTTATCTCAAGACAGGCCAGAAAACCGCAGCCAAGGAAATTTACGAAAAGGCAGCCAAAGATTTTCCTGACAAAGAGGGTGGACTGGTTTCCATGATGCGGCTTGCAGAAGAAGGCATTTATGATGATCCCAGCATGAGCCAGATGGACAAGGTCTTTGATCGTCCTTACAACCTCAGGCCGCAGAAAATTTATACCCATATCATTGAAAAATTCCCGGATAGTCAGCTTGCCCCGCTTGCTCAACTCAAGCTTGGTATGTGGTATTACTGGAATAAGAAATACGGGGATTGCCTTGGCGCAGTACAGGCTTTTCTGGATAAGTATCCGCGTAGCGGGTTAAGAGATCGGGCCAGTGAACTTGGTACAAGAGTTTTTGATATGGCTGTGCCGGAACTGGTCAAGGACGAAAACTATGGCCGGGTGGTCGATTACTGGAACAAGTACGCCCAAAAGAATAACGAAGGCAAAGATGTAAATGATGAGACAAGGCTCGGTGTGGCTCTCAGCTTCTGGAAGAAAGAGCTGCCTGCGAGGGCTCTGGAATTAATTGACCGTTATTTACAGGGTGAGGAAATTCCAAAGTATTCAGCTATGGCTCTTGATATGGCCCTTGGTATCTACGTGGATGAACAGGCTTGGAGTAAAGTTACCGAGCTGGTCGATCTTGCCAAGGATAAGTGGAAACTTGATCCAAAGCAGAAGGTTCATATAGAATATGCTCAGGCCATGGCCTATGAGAACCTCGGGGAGACAGAACGCAGTACCCCTCTCTGGGCAGGACTTGCTTCAAATCTGCTTCTGCCTGAATCTTCACGTGCTTATGCCATGTATTACATGGCCAAGTCCTCTATGAAGAAGAAGGAATTGAAAAAGGTATTCGTATATGCACAGGAAGCCTTAGCTATGCTCCTTGAGACCGGGGGAGACAGGGAAAAAATCAAGGATTGCATCCTGATGACAATTTTCGCGGCGGAAAGTTCCGGGCGCTACCGGGAAGCTCTTAAGTGGGCTGCGGAATATGACAAGTATATCCCTCTTTCCGATCCGGAATGGGCTTCCTCCCGTTTCCGTCTGGCCCAGCTTTATGAAAAGGCCGGTGCTGTTTCCGAGTGGAAGAAGCTGATGGAAGAAGTTGCCAAGCAAAAGCCGGGTGATCTCTACGGACGTCTTGCAACTTCAGCTTTGGCGACCCACAAGATTGAGCAGGATGCTTTGAAATTCCAGCCGGCCCAGTCATTTCAATAA
- a CDS encoding rhodanese-like domain-containing protein, whose product MTFSKKMMLMLGLAALLLCVAGNAFAMKDSYNYMSPAALQNAVDTKADVAIVDIQVTDEFKSHHIKGAIETGAYPVKTVADTEKLNAALNGLKSSTKPVVVICPRGKGGAERTVDYLAKQGIAPYRLFILTNGQDGWPYAVESN is encoded by the coding sequence ATGACTTTTAGCAAGAAAATGATGTTAATGCTCGGATTGGCAGCCCTGCTTCTTTGCGTTGCAGGAAATGCTTTCGCCATGAAGGACAGCTACAATTACATGAGCCCTGCTGCCCTGCAGAATGCAGTCGACACTAAGGCTGATGTTGCCATTGTGGATATTCAGGTGACTGACGAATTTAAATCCCACCACATCAAAGGCGCAATCGAAACCGGCGCTTACCCGGTTAAAACCGTAGCCGACACAGAAAAACTCAATGCTGCCCTGAACGGCCTCAAGAGCTCAACAAAACCCGTAGTTGTCATCTGCCCGCGCGGAAAAGGCGGAGCTGAAAGAACAGTCGACTATCTCGCCAAACAGGGCATAGCTCCCTACCGCTTGTTCATCCTCACCAACGGTCAGGACGGCTGGCCTTATGCTGTTGAATCCAATTAA